In Myxosarcina sp. GI1, one genomic interval encodes:
- a CDS encoding DJ-1/PfpI family protein produces MTTNSKGKIAVLIEEHFDGTEYRRFNEYFPSKGYEVEYISHLWGNKSIRFGSNPEHNTIEEHVTVTTEIEDVKPEDYQGIICIGAYAMDRLRYQVKVAKGQKNNAPAVVFLRQAIANQNLKIGAICHSLWLFCADRELLQNRRVTCAHNIICDVENAGAEIVYDCDATKDLVIDGNLITGRHPGMVDLFMETFVKELEKVKSYALV; encoded by the coding sequence GTGACAACAAATTCTAAAGGAAAAATTGCCGTACTAATTGAAGAACATTTTGATGGCACCGAATACCGTCGTTTTAATGAATATTTTCCCAGTAAAGGTTATGAGGTGGAATATATTTCTCATCTTTGGGGTAATAAGTCAATTCGTTTTGGTTCAAATCCCGAACATAACACCATCGAGGAACACGTTACCGTTACAACTGAAATTGAAGATGTCAAACCAGAAGATTATCAGGGAATTATTTGCATCGGTGCATACGCTATGGATCGCTTGAGATATCAGGTGAAGGTTGCTAAAGGTCAGAAAAATAACGCTCCTGCCGTAGTTTTTCTTCGCCAGGCGATCGCCAATCAAAATTTAAAAATAGGTGCTATCTGCCATAGTTTGTGGCTATTTTGCGCCGATCGCGAGCTACTGCAAAATCGTCGCGTAACCTGCGCTCACAATATAATTTGCGATGTAGAAAATGCAGGAGCCGAAATTGTTTATGACTGCGACGCTACAAAAGACTTAGTAATTGACGGCAATTTGATTACGGGTAGACATCCTGGAATGGTCGATTTGTTTATGGAGACTTTTGTTAAAGAGCTAGAAAAAGTCAAGTCATACGCATTAGTGTAA
- a CDS encoding SDR family NAD(P)-dependent oxidoreductase: MFVKPDNKLAKPNNKLMAGRVVLVTGASRGIGAATAKLLASQGAAVAINYHSSSEAAASVLKEIQAEGGKGLTIQADVKDEAQVAAMVRQVSETFGSIDTIVLNASIKFVTASFEAYQWSDFEAKLVGEIKAAFNCCKAVTPTMIERGKGCIIAVSSAASRLPKEGLIAHNTAKSGIDAFVKSLALELGPHGIRVNAVAPGLTQTDTASTIPEAIKDTARQMTPLRKLAKPDDIAKAILLLASSEANFITGAYLPVSGGIQML, from the coding sequence ATGTTCGTTAAACCAGACAATAAGTTGGCTAAACCAAATAACAAATTGATGGCAGGTCGTGTAGTTTTGGTAACTGGAGCTAGTAGGGGAATTGGTGCAGCCACAGCCAAGTTACTAGCTTCTCAAGGTGCAGCCGTAGCAATTAACTATCACAGTAGTTCGGAAGCTGCTGCCTCAGTATTAAAAGAGATTCAAGCTGAAGGCGGTAAGGGTCTTACCATTCAGGCTGATGTTAAAGATGAAGCACAAGTTGCCGCAATGGTTCGACAAGTATCTGAGACATTTGGTTCGATTGATACTATTGTGCTGAACGCATCAATTAAGTTTGTTACTGCTAGTTTTGAAGCTTACCAGTGGTCAGACTTTGAAGCAAAGCTAGTAGGGGAAATAAAAGCTGCTTTTAATTGCTGTAAAGCAGTTACACCAACAATGATCGAGCGGGGTAAAGGATGCATCATCGCCGTTAGTAGTGCGGCTTCACGCTTGCCTAAAGAAGGTCTAATCGCTCACAATACTGCCAAGTCGGGAATTGATGCTTTTGTAAAAAGCCTGGCACTAGAACTTGGTCCTCATGGCATTCGCGTAAATGCCGTCGCACCTGGACTGACACAGACCGATACAGCCTCTACTATCCCCGAAGCTATCAAAGATACCGCACGGCAGATGACACCTCTCAGGAAGCTTGCCAAACCCGACGATATTGCTAAAGCTATTTTGCTGTTAGCTTCTTCTGAAGCAAATTTTATTACAGGAGCTTATTTGCCAGTTAGCGGAGGCATTCAAATGCTTTAG